In Trichocoleus sp. FACHB-46, one DNA window encodes the following:
- the nadC gene encoding carboxylating nicotinate-nucleotide diphosphorylase translates to MKNSTAVLPPFLVLDQLLQSWLLEDIGRGDRTTQSLLSQTTDLREAKWIAKEAGVIAGLPIAARVFQILNAQVSLVTDIEEGEYCDVGRVVARLYGPLDALLTGERVALNLAMRLSGIATATRQYVEKIADLPTQLVDTRKTTPGLRLLEKYASQVGGAVNHRMGLDDAVMIKDNHIAAAGGIGEAIAQVRARIPYPLTIEVETETLSQVEAALKFGADIIMLDNMPLEVMRQAVGLIRQKNEQIKIEASGNITLATIRAAAETGVDYVSTSAPITRSTWLDLSMKLEVDNCN, encoded by the coding sequence ATGAAAAATTCAACTGCCGTATTGCCACCATTTTTGGTCTTAGATCAATTGCTGCAAAGCTGGTTACTAGAGGATATTGGGCGAGGCGATCGCACCACTCAAAGTCTTTTAAGCCAAACCACAGACTTAAGGGAAGCTAAATGGATCGCTAAAGAGGCTGGAGTGATTGCTGGTCTACCAATCGCGGCGAGAGTTTTTCAGATTTTGAACGCGCAAGTTAGCTTAGTGACGGACATCGAAGAGGGCGAGTACTGTGACGTTGGCCGAGTGGTGGCTCGGCTATACGGACCGCTGGACGCGCTGCTGACAGGCGAAAGAGTTGCTCTCAATTTAGCGATGCGGCTGAGTGGGATTGCGACGGCCACTCGTCAGTATGTTGAGAAGATTGCTGACTTGCCCACTCAACTAGTGGACACGCGCAAAACCACGCCAGGTTTGAGGTTGTTGGAGAAGTACGCATCTCAAGTAGGTGGAGCTGTTAACCACCGAATGGGTTTGGATGATGCAGTCATGATTAAGGATAACCACATTGCAGCGGCGGGGGGCATTGGTGAGGCGATCGCTCAAGTCCGAGCGCGGATTCCTTACCCCCTGACAATTGAGGTAGAGACTGAAACTTTATCCCAGGTCGAGGCAGCACTGAAATTTGGGGCCGACATTATTATGTTGGACAACATGCCCTTGGAAGTAATGCGACAAGCCGTGGGTTTAATTCGGCAGAAAAATGAGCAGATTAAGATTGAGGCTTCAGGCAATATTACGCTGGCAACTATTAGAGCGGCAGCGGAAACGGGTGTAGACTACGTTTCTACTAGTGCTCCTATCACGCGATCGACTTGGTTAGACCTCAGTATGAAGCTAGAGGTTGATAATTGTAATTGA
- the argS gene encoding arginine--tRNA ligase, with the protein MSSTIEQLKARFSQAFVAAFGAELADTDPILVPASNPKFGDYQSNAPLSLTKKLGQPPRAIAEQIVQQLNVSDFCAPPIIAGPGFINLTLKPEYLAAQLRSMQAGERLGIEPVKQPQKVVVDFSSPNIAKEMHVGHLRSTIIGDSVARTLEFRGHDVLRLNHVGDWGTQFGMLITYLREACPEALTTSNALELGDLVAFYKRAKQRFDEDEAFKEASRQEVVRLQAGAEDSVRAWQLLCEQSRQEFQTIYDRLDIHLTERGESFYNPLLAAVVEDLNKLGLLVEDQGAKCVFLEGFTNKDGQPLPLIVQKSDGGYNYATTDLAALRYRIQQDEADRIIYVTDAGQSNHFAQFFQVAKRAGWIPETVEVVHVPFGLVQGEDGKRLKTRSGDTIRLKDLLDEAIVRFRDYLEADLKEKGREESEDFKAHVAEVVGISAIKYADLSQNRNSNYIFSYDKMLAPIGNTAPYMLYAYARIQSISRRGEIDFAHLGETAKISLKNEKELVLGKHLLQLNNTIEAVEQDLLPNRLCLYLYELGQKFNQFYEECEVLKAEEPSRTSRLALCDLTARTLKLGLSLLGISVLERM; encoded by the coding sequence ATGAGCTCTACGATTGAACAACTCAAAGCTCGGTTTAGCCAAGCCTTTGTTGCAGCTTTTGGGGCTGAGTTAGCTGACACAGACCCAATATTGGTGCCTGCTAGCAATCCCAAGTTTGGCGATTACCAATCTAATGCGCCACTCTCCTTGACGAAGAAGTTGGGACAGCCACCGCGCGCGATCGCAGAGCAAATTGTTCAGCAGTTGAATGTTTCTGATTTCTGTGCTCCCCCCATCATTGCTGGGCCTGGTTTTATCAACTTGACGCTCAAGCCAGAGTATTTAGCCGCTCAATTGCGATCGATGCAGGCGGGAGAACGACTAGGGATTGAGCCAGTAAAGCAGCCTCAAAAAGTAGTGGTTGATTTTTCTAGCCCTAACATTGCCAAAGAAATGCACGTGGGGCACTTGCGATCCACGATTATTGGAGATTCTGTTGCCCGCACTTTGGAATTTCGTGGGCATGATGTGCTGCGGCTGAATCATGTAGGCGATTGGGGCACTCAGTTTGGCATGTTGATTACCTACTTAAGAGAAGCCTGCCCAGAAGCCTTGACGACTTCCAATGCTTTGGAATTAGGCGATTTAGTGGCTTTCTACAAACGAGCCAAACAGCGTTTTGATGAAGACGAAGCCTTTAAGGAGGCCTCTCGGCAAGAAGTGGTGCGGTTGCAAGCTGGCGCAGAAGACTCAGTCAGAGCTTGGCAATTATTGTGTGAGCAATCTCGGCAGGAGTTTCAGACAATTTACGATCGCCTAGATATCCACCTGACCGAGCGAGGAGAGTCTTTTTACAATCCCTTACTGGCAGCAGTGGTTGAAGACCTAAATAAATTAGGACTTCTAGTAGAAGACCAAGGGGCAAAGTGTGTCTTCTTGGAAGGGTTTACGAATAAGGATGGGCAACCATTGCCGCTGATTGTGCAGAAATCGGATGGAGGCTACAACTACGCCACAACTGATTTAGCGGCGCTGCGTTATCGGATTCAACAAGACGAAGCCGATCGCATTATTTATGTGACGGATGCAGGGCAGTCGAACCACTTCGCTCAGTTTTTCCAAGTGGCTAAGCGGGCGGGCTGGATTCCAGAAACTGTTGAAGTTGTCCATGTGCCGTTTGGTTTAGTGCAGGGTGAGGATGGCAAGCGGTTGAAAACTCGCTCTGGAGACACTATCCGGTTAAAAGATTTGCTGGATGAGGCGATCGTGCGGTTCCGCGATTACTTAGAAGCCGACTTAAAAGAAAAAGGTCGCGAGGAATCAGAAGATTTCAAAGCGCATGTCGCTGAAGTTGTCGGCATTAGTGCTATCAAATACGCCGATTTGAGTCAGAACAGAAATAGTAACTACATCTTCAGCTACGACAAGATGTTAGCGCCTATAGGCAATACAGCACCTTATATGCTTTACGCTTATGCCCGAATTCAAAGCATCAGTCGCAGAGGCGAGATCGACTTTGCACACTTAGGAGAAACGGCTAAGATTTCTCTGAAAAATGAAAAAGAGTTGGTGCTTGGTAAGCATTTGCTGCAACTGAACAACACTATTGAGGCAGTTGAGCAGGATTTGTTGCCTAACCGTCTTTGCCTGTACCTGTACGAATTAGGCCAAAAATTCAATCAGTTTTATGAAGAATGCGAGGTTTTGAAAGCAGAAGAACCATCGCGAACTTCTCGTTTAGCTTTATGCGACTTAACTGCAAGAACATTAAAGCTTGGCTTATCGCTGTTAGGAATTTCGGTTTTAGAGCGAATGTAA
- the def gene encoding peptide deformylase produces the protein MTQVRAIAQLGNPVLRQQAQAIYEIRDQQLQQLIDDLLLTVEKSNGVGIAAPQISASCRLFIVASRPNIRYPQAPRMEPTAMINPRIVAHTNEIGKGWEGCLSVPNVRGLVPRYRTITVEYCDRTGQLQQQKLTDFVARIFQHELDHLDGILFPDRIESEQDLFTEAEYQKLITEEMRR, from the coding sequence ATGACCCAAGTCCGTGCGATCGCGCAATTAGGAAATCCTGTCCTCCGACAGCAAGCTCAAGCAATTTATGAAATTCGAGATCAGCAATTACAGCAACTAATCGACGATCTACTCCTGACTGTAGAAAAGTCGAATGGTGTCGGGATTGCGGCTCCCCAAATTTCAGCTTCTTGCCGTTTATTTATCGTGGCTTCTCGTCCCAATATTCGCTATCCTCAGGCTCCTAGAATGGAGCCGACCGCAATGATTAACCCACGCATTGTGGCCCATACTAACGAGATAGGAAAAGGATGGGAAGGTTGTCTAAGTGTTCCAAATGTACGAGGATTAGTTCCTAGATACAGAACAATTACAGTTGAGTATTGCGATCGCACAGGGCAATTACAACAACAAAAATTAACCGACTTTGTGGCTCGTATTTTTCAACATGAACTGGATCATTTAGATGGTATTCTCTTTCCCGATCGCATTGAGAGTGAACAAGATTTATTCACAGAAGCGGAGTATCAAAAACTAATCACTGAAGAAATGAGAAGGTAG
- a CDS encoding HhoA/HhoB/HtrA family serine endopeptidase, whose product MFAGDRWFASKPSLAQQAVAPTTVAQIPALPITAGSNFIATAVERVGPAVVRIDSARTVTRRTPAIFNDPFFRQFFGAEIPSGPATRVERGTGSGFIIKADGLVLTNAHVVDGADTVTVALKDGRTFSGKVMGQDPVTDVAVIKIQASNLPTVELGNSEQIRPGEWAIAIGNPLGLDNTVTAGIISATGRTSSQVGVPDKRVGFIQTDAAINPGNSGGPLLNQQGQVIGMNTAIIGGAQGLGFAIPINTAQRIANQLVAKGSVDHPFLGIQMATLTPELRKTLNSDPNSNIQVQEDQGILVARVMRNSPAAKAGLRIGDVIRKVDGRAVTSADEIQQAVENSSVGGTLRLELRRNGQTLNLAVQPGPFPTQTAQSE is encoded by the coding sequence ATGTTTGCGGGCGATCGCTGGTTCGCCTCTAAGCCTTCGCTAGCTCAACAAGCTGTAGCTCCCACCACAGTCGCTCAAATCCCAGCTTTACCAATTACTGCTGGCTCCAACTTTATCGCCACCGCAGTAGAAAGAGTCGGTCCTGCCGTAGTCCGAATCGACTCTGCTCGGACTGTGACCAGACGGACCCCAGCAATTTTCAACGATCCATTCTTCCGGCAATTTTTTGGAGCCGAGATTCCTTCTGGACCTGCTACCCGGGTAGAGCGCGGAACTGGTTCTGGTTTCATTATCAAAGCGGATGGGTTGGTTTTGACCAATGCTCACGTAGTAGATGGAGCCGATACTGTAACTGTGGCATTGAAAGATGGCCGCACCTTCAGTGGTAAAGTCATGGGCCAAGATCCAGTCACAGATGTGGCAGTTATTAAGATTCAAGCCAGTAACTTGCCAACGGTTGAGCTGGGTAATTCTGAGCAAATTAGACCTGGTGAATGGGCGATCGCGATCGGCAACCCCCTCGGACTAGACAACACCGTAACCGCAGGCATTATCAGTGCGACGGGGCGGACTAGCTCTCAGGTGGGCGTTCCAGATAAGCGAGTTGGCTTTATTCAAACTGATGCCGCCATTAATCCCGGTAACTCTGGGGGGCCACTGCTGAATCAACAAGGTCAAGTGATTGGCATGAACACCGCCATTATTGGTGGGGCACAAGGCTTAGGATTTGCCATCCCCATCAATACAGCTCAGCGGATTGCTAACCAACTAGTCGCCAAGGGAAGCGTAGACCATCCCTTCTTGGGGATTCAAATGGCAACTCTGACGCCAGAGCTGAGAAAAACGCTCAACAGTGATCCCAATAGCAATATTCAAGTGCAAGAGGATCAAGGCATCTTAGTAGCAAGAGTAATGCGTAATTCTCCAGCCGCTAAAGCAGGTCTACGGATCGGAGATGTGATCCGCAAAGTGGATGGTCGGGCTGTGACCTCAGCGGATGAAATTCAACAAGCAGTAGAAAACAGCTCTGTAGGTGGCACGCTCCGTTTAGAGTTGCGTCGAAACGGCCAAACTCTCAACTTGGCAGTGCAACCTGGCCCCTTCCCAACTCAAACCGCTCAGAGTGAATAA
- the dnaA gene encoding chromosomal replication initiator protein DnaA: MEITLESLWNQILERLQLQLSRPTFETWIKTASVEQLENNCLVIRTPNPFARNWLQKYYVKTIADVAQDILGYSVEIHITIAEGDATTNGDSEVLWSSPNETPAVSAISNASSSSAAYANQQSKPKELNVKYVFSRFVVGPNNRMAHAASLAVAESPGREFNPLFLCGGVGLGKTHLMQAIGHYRLEICPDSKIFYVSTEQFTNDLIAAIRKDSMQSFREHYRAADVLLVDDIQFIEGKEYTQEEFFHTFNTLHEAGKQVVLASDRPPNHIPRLQERLCSRFSMGLIADIQSPDLETRMAILQKKAEYENMRLPREVIEYIASSYTSNIRELEGALIRAVAYISISGLPMRVENIAAVLNPPVEQIEASPEAVMNAVADVFDIAVEEIKGQSRRREISLARQVGMYLMRQHTDLSLPKIGEEFGGKDHTTVMYSCDKIAQLRTSDPGMAQTLRQLSDRINLASQSKERS; this comes from the coding sequence GTGGAAATCACTCTTGAAAGTCTCTGGAATCAAATACTAGAGCGCCTACAGCTGCAACTGAGCCGCCCGACCTTTGAGACATGGATCAAAACTGCCAGCGTTGAGCAGCTAGAAAATAATTGCTTAGTCATTCGCACACCTAACCCCTTTGCGCGTAATTGGCTCCAGAAGTATTACGTCAAGACGATCGCCGACGTGGCTCAAGACATTCTGGGCTATAGCGTCGAGATTCACATCACTATTGCTGAGGGAGATGCAACCACCAACGGCGATTCTGAGGTTTTGTGGTCTTCTCCTAACGAAACACCCGCCGTCAGTGCTATCAGCAACGCCAGTAGTTCGAGTGCAGCCTACGCTAATCAGCAGTCGAAGCCGAAGGAACTCAACGTTAAATATGTGTTCTCGCGCTTTGTGGTGGGTCCCAACAACCGGATGGCCCATGCTGCTTCTTTAGCGGTGGCTGAGTCGCCTGGGCGTGAGTTCAACCCTTTATTCTTGTGCGGCGGGGTAGGGCTAGGAAAAACTCACCTGATGCAGGCGATCGGCCACTATCGGTTAGAAATTTGCCCAGATTCCAAGATTTTCTACGTCTCTACCGAGCAATTTACCAACGACTTGATTGCTGCGATTCGCAAAGACAGCATGCAAAGCTTTCGGGAGCATTACCGCGCTGCCGATGTGTTGCTGGTAGATGACATTCAGTTCATTGAAGGCAAGGAATATACCCAAGAAGAGTTTTTTCACACCTTCAATACCCTGCATGAAGCGGGTAAGCAGGTAGTTCTCGCGTCCGATCGCCCTCCTAACCACATTCCACGCCTGCAAGAACGTCTGTGCTCTCGATTCTCAATGGGGCTAATTGCCGATATCCAATCCCCCGACTTGGAAACTCGGATGGCGATTCTGCAAAAGAAAGCAGAGTACGAGAATATGCGCCTGCCTCGCGAGGTGATTGAGTACATCGCTTCTAGCTATACTTCCAACATTCGGGAACTTGAAGGGGCGCTGATTCGAGCAGTGGCTTATATTTCAATTTCCGGGCTACCCATGCGAGTGGAAAATATTGCTGCCGTCCTTAATCCCCCAGTAGAGCAGATTGAAGCCTCACCGGAAGCTGTCATGAATGCGGTGGCTGATGTATTTGATATTGCGGTAGAAGAGATTAAAGGCCAGTCCAGACGCCGAGAAATTAGCTTAGCGCGGCAGGTTGGTATGTACTTGATGCGCCAGCACACAGACCTGAGCCTACCGAAGATTGGCGAAGAATTTGGCGGCAAAGACCATACGACTGTAATGTATAGCTGCGACAAAATTGCTCAACTCCGTACTAGCGATCCCGGTATGGCCCAAACTCTGCGTCAACTCAGCGATCGCATTAATTTAGCCAGTCAAAGCAAAGAGCGATCGTAG
- the dnaN gene encoding DNA polymerase III subunit beta, producing MKLFCAQSDLSANLSLVSRAIPSRPTHPVLANVLLIADAAAQRVSLTAFDLSLGIRTSFAAHVETGGEITLPAKLLNDIVSRLPEGEINLADEAGNADASGEPSDVLQATLTCSSGRYQMRGLSAVEFPELPVIEDGEVVYLPVEALVQGLQGSLFATSADETKQILTGVHLTLQQGSLEFAATDGHRLAVVQTTGETPDAQAGAAIADTELTVTIPAKTLRELERMVGMRPAEDAVALHLNPSQAVFEWADQRLTSRLLEGQYPNYRQLIPRQFSRQMTVERRLFLGALERIAVLADQKNNVVKLSLDLEQQEIALSVDAQDVGNGREVIPAQVSSESGDSLDVAFNVKYLMDGLKALNTSEIQMQLNSATTPVVLTPLGSIKMTYLVMPVQIRN from the coding sequence ATGAAATTGTTCTGTGCCCAAAGTGATCTCAGCGCTAATCTGTCGCTTGTTAGCCGTGCCATTCCTTCGCGACCGACTCATCCAGTTTTGGCTAACGTGCTACTCATTGCCGATGCTGCTGCACAACGAGTCAGCTTGACGGCGTTTGATCTGAGTTTGGGAATTCGAACCAGTTTTGCGGCCCATGTGGAAACTGGAGGGGAAATTACACTGCCTGCCAAGTTGCTGAATGACATCGTTTCGCGCTTGCCAGAAGGGGAAATTAATTTAGCTGATGAAGCAGGAAACGCCGATGCCTCAGGTGAACCCAGCGATGTATTGCAAGCAACCCTTACTTGTTCCTCTGGCCGCTATCAAATGCGGGGGCTCAGTGCAGTAGAGTTTCCTGAGTTGCCTGTCATCGAAGACGGTGAAGTGGTTTACTTGCCTGTGGAAGCATTGGTGCAAGGTTTGCAGGGGTCTTTGTTTGCCACCAGTGCGGATGAAACGAAGCAAATTCTGACGGGTGTGCATCTGACCTTGCAGCAAGGAAGCTTGGAGTTTGCAGCAACTGATGGTCATCGCTTAGCCGTGGTGCAGACGACGGGAGAAACCCCAGATGCTCAAGCTGGAGCCGCGATCGCAGATACTGAACTTACAGTCACGATTCCTGCTAAGACGCTGCGCGAGTTAGAGCGCATGGTGGGAATGCGCCCAGCCGAAGATGCCGTGGCATTGCACCTCAACCCCAGCCAAGCGGTCTTTGAATGGGCTGATCAACGCTTAACCAGCCGCCTGTTGGAAGGCCAATATCCCAACTACCGTCAACTGATTCCTCGCCAGTTCTCTCGGCAAATGACGGTAGAACGGCGATTGTTTCTGGGTGCGCTGGAGCGAATTGCAGTTTTAGCAGACCAAAAAAATAATGTGGTCAAGCTTAGCTTAGATCTGGAGCAGCAGGAGATTGCGCTTTCGGTGGATGCCCAAGATGTGGGGAATGGTCGAGAAGTGATTCCAGCTCAAGTATCGAGTGAAAGCGGTGATAGCTTGGACGTGGCATTTAACGTCAAATATTTGATGGATGGCTTAAAAGCCCTGAATACTTCTGAAATTCAGATGCAACTCAATTCAGCAACGACTCCGGTAGTCTTGACTCCGTTAGGCAGCATTAAAATGACTTATTTAGTCATGCCAGTACAAATTAGGAATTGA
- a CDS encoding DNA adenine methylase, producing the protein MIFDPNDVVSLPPSDETSYISSNSQKLYSPSPENRTDNRLSCKPFLKWAGGKTQLLPELGKRIPSNFDRYFEPFIGGGAFFFKLQPKIAYISDINSELINCYKVVKYKVQELAEDLLNHIYDEEYYYALRNADQELEFSEWSDIKRASRFIYLNKTCFNGLYRVNSKGFFNVPFGRYKNPRIFDEKNLLACSKALRNTQIELSTFTGLKNEVKKGDFIYFDPPYAPISSTSDFTKYTLNGFGEEMQKELASFCTQLDKKRIKFMVSNSHTSLILDLYKSFNIDVIEATRLINSKAEKRGKIKEVIITNY; encoded by the coding sequence ATGATATTTGACCCCAATGATGTAGTGTCACTTCCACCAAGTGACGAAACTAGCTATATCAGTAGCAATTCACAGAAGCTTTATTCCCCGTCGCCTGAAAATAGAACTGACAATCGGTTAAGTTGTAAACCATTTCTAAAGTGGGCTGGGGGTAAGACGCAGCTACTACCTGAGCTAGGTAAGCGTATTCCTTCAAACTTCGACCGATACTTCGAGCCATTTATTGGAGGTGGAGCTTTCTTCTTTAAGCTACAACCAAAAATAGCTTACATATCAGACATAAATTCAGAACTAATAAACTGCTATAAAGTTGTCAAATATAAAGTTCAGGAGTTGGCTGAAGATCTATTAAATCATATCTATGACGAAGAATATTATTATGCACTCCGCAATGCAGACCAAGAGCTAGAGTTTAGTGAGTGGAGTGATATCAAAAGAGCAAGTAGGTTTATATACCTCAATAAAACATGTTTCAATGGCTTGTACCGAGTAAACTCAAAGGGATTTTTTAACGTCCCTTTTGGGAGATACAAAAATCCTAGGATCTTCGATGAGAAAAATCTACTTGCTTGCAGCAAAGCCTTGAGAAACACTCAAATTGAATTGAGTACCTTTACAGGTTTAAAGAATGAGGTCAAAAAAGGAGACTTTATATATTTTGATCCTCCTTATGCCCCTATTAGTTCCACGTCAGATTTCACCAAGTATACACTCAATGGGTTTGGCGAAGAGATGCAAAAAGAGCTTGCAAGCTTCTGTACGCAACTCGATAAAAAACGTATAAAGTTTATGGTATCAAATTCTCACACTTCATTGATTCTAGATTTATATAAAAGTTTCAATATAGATGTCATTGAAGCAACACGTTTGATTAATTCAAAGGCAGAAAAACGGGGGAAAATCAAAGAAGTTATTATAACTAATTACTAA
- a CDS encoding PD-(D/E)XK nuclease superfamily protein, which translates to MNQDEIPISGGGTANKQGRILESTVVPTFQSRGFEVVSYNKWEKAREGYGEELLLKHVPYTTIYGHRGYTEFLVRSRRYNLEVRIECKWQQSPGSVDEKFPYLYLNCLEAMPEQNIVIVIGGGGYKLGSIQWLKNAIETKLYAPETIQYKNISVFSLDEFIRWTNRVFK; encoded by the coding sequence ATGAATCAAGATGAAATTCCTATTTCAGGAGGAGGAACAGCTAATAAACAGGGAAGAATTTTGGAAAGCACTGTAGTTCCAACATTCCAAAGCCGTGGTTTTGAAGTTGTTTCATACAATAAATGGGAAAAAGCAAGGGAAGGCTATGGAGAAGAGCTACTCCTGAAGCACGTACCCTATACAACTATTTACGGTCATCGTGGCTACACAGAGTTTTTGGTTAGATCTAGAAGATACAACCTAGAAGTACGAATCGAGTGTAAATGGCAGCAGTCCCCGGGCTCAGTAGATGAAAAGTTTCCCTACCTATATCTAAATTGCCTTGAAGCAATGCCTGAGCAAAATATAGTTATTGTGATTGGTGGAGGTGGTTATAAGCTAGGTTCCATACAGTGGCTTAAAAATGCCATTGAGACAAAGCTTTACGCTCCAGAAACTATTCAATATAAAAATATTTCTGTGTTTTCTTTAGACGAGTTCATTCGCTGGACAAATAGAGTATTCAAATAA